AAACCTGATATCAATACTTACTCAAGACTTTCCTGGAGACCAGAAGAATCTGCAACCTGTAGATTTATCTGTGACGTATGGACTGCTGATAAAAAACCATTTGCAGGAGATCCAAGAGGAGTACTTAAAAAATCCTTATCTCACATTGCAGAAATGGGCTTACAATATAACATCGGTCCAGAACCAGAATTCTTTATTGTAGACATTGATGAAAAAGGATACCCAATGCCTTACGATGACGCAGGATACTTTGATGTGGAACCTCTCGATAAAGGAACTGACTTTAGAAGAGAATTAACCTTAAACTTAGAAGATTTAGACTTTGAAGTTGAAGCATCTCACCACGAAGTAGCTCCAGGTCAAAACGAAATTGCATTCAAATTTAAAGATGCACTTAAAACTGCAGATGCAGTAATTACCTTTAAACAAGCTATTAAAGCTATTGTAGACAACATGGCTACTTTTGATCAAATGGACTACAGAGTAACATTTATGCCAAAACCATTCTTTGGAGTAAGTGGAAGTGGAATGCACTGTCACCAGTCTGTATTCAAAGGAGATAAAAACCTCTTCTCAGACCCAGATTCCGAAACTGGACTTTCAAAAGACGCTCTTCACTTCATGGGTGGATTATTAAAACACGCACCTGCAATTACCGCAATTACTAACCCTATTGTAAACTCATACAAACGTTTAGTACCAGGTTACGAAGCACCTGTTTACAGAGCATACGGTCTTAGAAACAGATCTGCTTTAATCAGAGTTCCAGCAGCACGTGGAAAAGCTACTCGTATTGAGTACAGATCCCCTGACCCTGCATGTAACCCTTACTTAGCATTTACTGTAATGCTTGAAGCAGGTATTGACGGAATCGTTAATAAAATCGACCCAGGTGAACCTGTAGAACTTGATATTTACCAAATGACTGAAGAAGAAAGAGAACAAAGAGGAATTAAAGTCTTACCTACAAGTTTATGGGAAGCATACCATGCTCTTGAAGAAGACCCATTAATCCTTAATGCATTAGGTCCTCACGTAAGTGAAAAATTCTTAGAACTCAAATATCAAGAATGGGACGAATATCGTGTTCAAGTATTTGGATACGAACAGAAAAAATATTTAGATATCTAATCTAAATATTAACTTTTTATTTTTTTTAATTTAATTGAAATTATACTGTACGGTGTTTTTTATGTCAGAGTCTGAACACAGAATGATGGAAATACTAAGAATACTAAGCGAACAAGAAAAACCAACTGGTTCTAAATTAATAGCAGATGAGCTAAAAAACAAGGGATTCAATCTTGGTGAACGTGCAGTTAGATACCACATGCAAATTTTAGATGAAAAAGGTTATACTGAAAGAATTGGAAATTCTGGAAGAAAAATCACAGCACATGGCCGTGAAAAGTTAGAAAAAGGAATAATTTATGATCAAGTTGATTTCATTTACTCAAAATTTGAAGAAATGATATATTTAGCAGACTTCAACTATATGACACAGAAAGGAAAAGTTGTTGTCAACACTTCAACCATTTATAATGAAGAATCAATTGATATAATTAAAAAAGTTATTGAACATGGCCTTTCTGTTAGCCCTTACGTTAATTTAAATCATACTGGTAATGACAACAAAATAGAAGTAACAACTTTATGTGGAACAACAGTAGACGGAGTGTTGCTTAATGAAGGAATTGCATCACAACCACAATATGGTGGACTTCTAAAAATTGAAGATAATGAACCTGTTGGATTTACCGAATTAATTTCATACAAAAAGACTTCAGTATCCCCGCTTGAAGCATTCTCAGCAAAAGGATTTACATCAGTAATGGATGTAATTGAAAATGGGGAAGGAATTATTCCTGCAAACTTCAGATTAATTCCAGGAATTGGCCGCCAAAATGCTATTGATATAATCAATAAACTAGAAAAAATTGGAATTGGTGGAATAATAGCTATTTCAGAAGAAGGAAAGAATCTTTTAGGAGTTCCAGTACCTGAAGGAATGGTTGGAATCTCTGTTGTAGGTGGAATTACTCCATTTTGTGCAGTGCAAGAAGAAAATCAGGATATTGAAATTAAAATTGCTGAAGAGATTAAAGATTTCAAAACTTTATCTCCAATAGCTTCAAGAATCAATCCTGTATTATCACAAGTAAAAAGTACACCACCACAAAACATTGCATTTTTACTTTCAAAAACATGGAACTTAATCCAGCAAGTTGATTTTGATATTGAAAAAAGAAAAGGAAATATCATTACAAATGTTTCATTTATGGACAAAGACAAGATTGACAAGGCTTTGGATATAATGGAAGAAACATACAATGACAAACCTAAATTCATTAGTCCATACTATAAATTAGTTGAACATCCAAGTAATGATTCAATGATTGGTCTTGCTACAATCTGCAGTTTAAGTATTGATGGAATTTTGATTGATAATGGAATTATGAGTAACCCAAAATATGGTGGATTACTTGAACTCACAGAGCCTCCATTATTCATTGACTTAATTTCATACAACGGGTCCACAGAAGACCCACATATGATATTCCTAGCTAAAAATATGACATCTATAACTAATAATGATGGACATAGTAAAATACTTGCTAGTTTTAAAGAAATACCATATATATCAAGAGAACAAAGTGTCCATATTTTAGATATTTTAAACAATATAGGATTCCCAATATACAAAATTGGAAAGCCAAGAGAAGTTACATACAACGCAAAAGCAAACAATTATAACTTCGGTATTGTTACAGGCAGTGGTTTAAATTCAATCGCTGCAATTAAAGAAAAAGGAATAGCTGTTAAGGTTAAAGCTATTGAAAAATTATTACCTTTCGAAAAGATGGATAGACTATAATTAACTTACAGTCACATCCACTTCCTCACCATTTTTAGGATAATGAGTAAATTCGATTATATCATCCGCAACTTCAAAAATATCAATTTCAACAGTAGCCCCCAAACGACTTTCGTCAAGAGAGACTAACATTTTAAAACCTGGTTTTCCAAAGTATTCAGAAAAATCCATATTTAGGATTTCTCCTTCTGCGAAAATTCTATTATATGAAATTTCAATTCTATCATGAATTTTAACATTTTCTTTTAAATAACTTACAGCGTCGTTTGTTGTTAATTCTAAATTTTTCATGATAATCAACCCTTGTAAACTATAATATAGTAGTTATCATATATAAACTTGTTTGTATATATACGAACAAAATATTGATTTATGAAAAATTAGATCAAAAAAATAATAGGAAAAAAGAGAGAAATTACAAAATTTCTACAACAAGTTTTTTATCGTCAGTAATATGACGCATTTCAATTAAATCATCTTTAATTTCATCGAAATCGATTTCGATAGATTGATTTAAAATTTCACCGTTTAATTGAAGACTAACTCTAAAACCTTCACCAGTCATATCATCTTCTTCAGTGAATCCTAAAACTTCACCAGGAGCAAAAATACGATTGTAGGAAAGTTCTAAAACATCACCAACATTAACTTTGGTTTTAACATATTCAAGTGCTTCATCAAAACTCATTTCAACTTCTTCAATCATTCTAAACACCTACACTAAAAAAAAGAAAAAAGAGAGAGGAATTATAAATTCCTGTATTCTCTAATTGAAGTATATTCGTCGTCGAGTTCGCCGTAGCTGGATAATTTTTCTTTGTTAGCTTCAGCGTCTAAGTAAAGGTTACCTTTACCGTTAAGACCAATATCTCCAGTGTATTTAATGTATTTACCTTCGTAAGTGACACCGTCAATTTCAGGGTCTACAACAACACCATCGAGAACGAATCCTTCGAGTAATCTTCCGAGGAATCCGTGGATAATGATGTTACCGTTTTTCATTTGTCCACCCGGCCAACGGTTTACGTCACCGTCAATTTCGATTACACCTTTGGTCATGTGAATACCAGCTAAAATATCACAGTTTCCTTTAACGTGAATTTTACCACCGGTTAAACATTCACCACATTGTTTACCAGCGTTACCGCCAACAACAATTTCTCCTCCGGTCATACCTCTCCATTCACCAATGTAAGAAGCACCAGTGAATTCTTTGGTATTACCTTCGATTTCAAGGTATCCACCAGACATTTCTCTTCCAGCGTGAGCTGCTGCGTTACCTTTAACGAGAATGGATCCACCAGACATTTCAGCACCAACGTGTAAATCTACACTACTGTTACATACGATGTCTCCACCACTCATTTTACAACCGATGTATTTTACTCTGTTTAAGTCTCCGTTGAGAACCATTTTTACATCGTTAGGACCATTTGCTTCTCCTTCAACAGTGATGTCGAAGAAGTCAGTAATTGGGAATCTGGAATTTCCAATAGGAACTTGATATTTTGCAAAATCATCTTCAGTCCATGAAAA
The Methanobacteriaceae archaeon genome window above contains:
- a CDS encoding NrpR regulatory domain-containing protein, coding for MSESEHRMMEILRILSEQEKPTGSKLIADELKNKGFNLGERAVRYHMQILDEKGYTERIGNSGRKITAHGREKLEKGIIYDQVDFIYSKFEEMIYLADFNYMTQKGKVVVNTSTIYNEESIDIIKKVIEHGLSVSPYVNLNHTGNDNKIEVTTLCGTTVDGVLLNEGIASQPQYGGLLKIEDNEPVGFTELISYKKTSVSPLEAFSAKGFTSVMDVIENGEGIIPANFRLIPGIGRQNAIDIINKLEKIGIGGIIAISEEGKNLLGVPVPEGMVGISVVGGITPFCAVQEENQDIEIKIAEEIKDFKTLSPIASRINPVLSQVKSTPPQNIAFLLSKTWNLIQQVDFDIEKRKGNIITNVSFMDKDKIDKALDIMEETYNDKPKFISPYYKLVEHPSNDSMIGLATICSLSIDGILIDNGIMSNPKYGGLLELTEPPLFIDLISYNGSTEDPHMIFLAKNMTSITNNDGHSKILASFKEIPYISREQSVHILDILNNIGFPIYKIGKPREVTYNAKANNYNFGIVTGSGLNSIAAIKEKGIAVKVKAIEKLLPFEKMDRL
- the glnA gene encoding type I glutamate--ammonia ligase, producing the protein MSDIPEEKIEIIREQMKEDNIKFIRLQFVDINGSVKNIVIPFDPDDDLNELFNEGMLFDGSSIAGFVGVNDSDLVLKPDINTYSRLSWRPEESATCRFICDVWTADKKPFAGDPRGVLKKSLSHIAEMGLQYNIGPEPEFFIVDIDEKGYPMPYDDAGYFDVEPLDKGTDFRRELTLNLEDLDFEVEASHHEVAPGQNEIAFKFKDALKTADAVITFKQAIKAIVDNMATFDQMDYRVTFMPKPFFGVSGSGMHCHQSVFKGDKNLFSDPDSETGLSKDALHFMGGLLKHAPAITAITNPIVNSYKRLVPGYEAPVYRAYGLRNRSALIRVPAARGKATRIEYRSPDPACNPYLAFTVMLEAGIDGIVNKIDPGEPVELDIYQMTEEEREQRGIKVLPTSLWEAYHALEEDPLILNALGPHVSEKFLELKYQEWDEYRVQVFGYEQKKYLDI
- a CDS encoding formylmethanofuran dehydrogenase subunit C, producing the protein MFNLKTITFDQIKTSSIALEFDELIPDEIFSWTEDDFAKYQVPIGNSRFPITDFFDITVEGEANGPNDVKMVLNGDLNRVKYIGCKMSGGDIVCNSSVDLHVGAEMSGGSILVKGNAAAHAGREMSGGYLEIEGNTKEFTGASYIGEWRGMTGGEIVVGGNAGKQCGECLTGGKIHVKGNCDILAGIHMTKGVIEIDGDVNRWPGGQMKNGNIIIHGFLGRLLEGFVLDGVVVDPEIDGVTYEGKYIKYTGDIGLNGKGNLYLDAEANKEKLSSYGELDDEYTSIREYRNL
- a CDS encoding DUF2097 domain-containing protein — translated: MIEEVEMSFDEALEYVKTKVNVGDVLELSYNRIFAPGEVLGFTEEDDMTGEGFRVSLQLNGEILNQSIEIDFDEIKDDLIEMRHITDDKKLVVEIL
- a CDS encoding DUF2097 domain-containing protein, whose product is MKNLELTTNDAVSYLKENVKIHDRIEISYNRIFAEGEILNMDFSEYFGKPGFKMLVSLDESRLGATVEIDIFEVADDIIEFTHYPKNGEEVDVTVS